The DNA region CTGATCTGCCACTAACCGAGCATCGGAGCCATCAATGGAGACTTCCTCCCACCGCTCTCGGGTCCCGCCAAAAGTGAACGGGAGATTCAAATGTTTACACATGGTCCCGTAAACGCACAAACTGCCCATGAAATTGTACAGGGTCTTGTAGGAGCTCCCCATGATTAGACCTGGCCGATGGACCGACCATGCCACCTTACCTGCTAGTCTCTCCCTGAGGAGGTCCTCTAGATCATAGTAGAAGTTGTAGTTTGCGATCGCTCTAGGACATTCCTCGTCAAAGTTCTGGACTTCCCGGCCATCGAAGTGAGGTCTGGTAAGGGAGACATAGTGCTTAAGCCCCGTTTGGAGGGAGACATGCCTCAGGGAAGTTGCCCTGGGGAGGAGGGCATTAAGAGCATTGCCCATCATGGCCTTGTTCTGCTGGCAGCATTCCGGGCTATCCAAGGGGAACTGGCTCGCCCAGGTGACCCAAAACATGTGAGTCACGTCTTCCAATACGGACACCTTCTGTTGGGTCTCTAGAGGGTCTAAGAGATCACAAGAGATGAAATGGTACTTGGAACTCTCCACGGGCTCAGGTTCAGGTCTCCGGGCGATCCCATAGACTTTCCAACTGGGTTTCAAGGTCAACCTTCGAGCGAGCTCCTTGCCTACCAGACCAGTCACGCCAAAAATGACTGCCGCATGAGCtggggtggtggtggtggccgGAGTTTGATTCCCTAGAAATTCCTCTGGTGCCATTAGAATGAGCACAACCTTAATATGAGATGTTTTGAGGTTTAGCT from Punica granatum isolate Tunisia-2019 chromosome 3, ASM765513v2, whole genome shotgun sequence includes:
- the LOC116198788 gene encoding iridoid synthase CYC2 encodes the protein MAPEEFLGNQTPATTTTPAHAAVIFGVTGLVGKELARRLTLKPSWKVYGIARRPEPEPVESSKYHFISCDLLDPLETQQKVSVLEDVTHMFWVTWASQFPLDSPECCQQNKAMMGNALNALLPRATSLRHVSLQTGLKHYVSLTRPHFDGREVQNFDEECPRAIANYNFYYDLEDLLRERLAGKVAWSVHRPGLIMGSSYKTLYNFMGSLCVYGTMCKHLNLPFTFGGTRERWEEVSIDGSDARLVADQHIWAATTDSIASRNGQAFNSVNGPSFTWREIWPSIGKRFGLQVTQEAMFQQDYWYSSAMADKNKVWREIVKEEGLVEMEMEDLANWGFLDVLFRCPVKLLGTRDKADKLGFGTRYKTLDSIYYWIDFMRHEKLIP